The genome window GTATAGGCAGTGGCGATAGTGTACTCATTGCCAAAATGTTGGTAGAGCAGTCTTTTAGCCTCATTGTAGCCCCTTTCAGATGGCATGTGTTGACAGCTGCGTACAAGTATCTTTGGTTGTCCTGTGGTGAACTGCTCTAAAAAGTACAATCTGTCTTTGTTGCTTGTTGTCTTATTCTCTACTCCGTGTTCAAATGCTCGAATAAAGAATGTGAATTCAAGCGGGTCTCCACTAAAGACTGGTATATCCATAGGGGGAAGAGAAAATAATGACTGCTGTCTTGCAAAAATCTCTGCAATGTCATTTTGACGTTGCATGATGTTGAACAAACTTTCTGTATCCATATGCTCAGGCATATCTGACCTAGGTGGCTGTAACCTATCATCATTGCCAGGTAATAACGAATGAAAATGTGATTTTGGCCTGTACCACTCTTTCAGATGTGGCTTTAAGATTTTCTGCAGTTGTGGCAGCCTTTGCTGCACCACCAGATGCAACAGAAATACTCCGAGCTGGTTCATACATGGACAAAATTTTAAGTTTGGCTTTAGCCGCAGCAATTGCTGTTTGGAGCTCTAAATTTTCCTTCCTTGCTTTAAGCTCAGCTTCTTCCATTTCAAGCTCTTGTTTCTGTTTCAAAGCATTTGCTCGTGCCAACAACTCTGCCTTTTCAGTTTCAATTCTCAGCCTGGATGAAGCTGTAGATGACATGCTTGAAGCCACATGACTACCAGATTTTTCCATCAAGAGggtttgtgaagaagaaataaCCATTGAGGCGCTGTCTGAGCATTCAACCTCTGCATCACATTGCTCTGCCTCTTTAGATTGGAGTTTTACTCTTTCAATCCAATCATTGACCTTGTCAACAAAATTCTTAACTGCTTGAGACTTAGGTTCAAACCAGTATAGCTGATCTAAATATGTCTCATCATCTGACATAAGTTCTCTGGTTGCATTATTTATGTCTTGGAATGCAAGGAAAGACTGTGCAAACTCACCATTTATGCATTGATACACAGTGTCAATGTTACCATAGTCCTCAAGCAAAGTTTCAATTTCTCTCATTTGCCTTGTCAAATGTCCTAACTTGGCTTTTCTAGACCCCATCAACTGGTTAAGCCGTTCCTCTTGGGCTTTAGCAGTCATCTTAGGCACTCTTTTAGAGGCCGCGCTCTTTTCCTCAGTTTCCATATTGATCAATGTTCGTATTCAAAGCGCGCGTTGCGTTCATCACGAAAGCAGATGAGATCGCCCTCTTGCGATGTTGTGTGAAGGCGCAAATACGGCGGGTCCATGACGCAGCAACATATAACAATGTCCAAAGCTTAATAATATCCCCAAAATATCCAAAAGACGGAAATGTTCACCATAGTCAAATCAGATAAATCCTTAGAGTGTAATCCAAACGCCATCGCATAATTTTAGTCACGGTAGTCCATTATAATCCAAATATCGTGCCTGAAGGCGCGTGAATCACTCAACGATCCTCttataaacaaaaccaaaacattGCACGTtttggacgttttttttttcttaaaaaaaaaaaaaaaaaaaaaatctttcattttttttcttgtgaagctgctttgggacaatgaccattgttaaaagcgctatataaataaaattgaattgaattgaattgaattgaattttattactAATGTTATTGCACAATCCTATATTCCTCTTGTAATACAGCGGCCGGTAAGAAAATCTTCTTACTCGTCACAAGATCCGTAACCAAGTGtgagtttaataaaattacaaaacaattacaaacagAATCCAGATGGTCCTTATGTCCTTTGATATACAGTTATTAAccctttaacttgtatttcctTTAAACGCTTAAACACAAGTTTTCCTTAAAGACAGAAAGACGGTAAGAAAACTGTTTCTCTTTACTTCTCCGGCCGTGTCAATTCAATCTAATGTATCAGCATGACGTGGTCGTTAAAGAGACAGCGCCAAAGTACACATCAGAAATAATAGTGTTATTAAAgcatacataaaaatatcaatattgcTTTTACTAAACAGAAATAACATTATGAGCAACATAATACAAATTACTGACATATAAGAAATTGGCTCCTAcagacactatggacacattcatgcacaatttttgcactatatacttatactttcattatggaccactgcacaaatcactttaataataagacactttaagaagacagtcactttatgcatatttgcacctcagccattttttacattacttatggacaaatttctattttcttctttcatatttctctattatatatttttttgttcttatttgtacagtatatttttattcatattttatcttaggtagcacagtatatttttacttttactagttaatttcattttcctgcaatatttcttctactgcaatatgtctttatttttacttgtacagtatattttaccagttaactttattttctaccgtattaccttttatttatatttattcttatgtttaagtttttattttaaggtcactggtagtcggaaaagcatttcactgcatattgtactgtgtatgaccgtgtacgtgacaaataaaatttgaatttaaagtcATTGTGGAAGAACAGAAACGGTTGAGCATGTATTATTACACTGTGAAGCATATAGAATGAAAAGAAATCAGCTTGTTGATAAACTAAGAGATCTGGAAATTAATGTCATCTCAGTCAAAGATATATTTCAGAATGAAACTATCAAAGGTGTATGATTTTTTGTTAAAGTTTTTGAGGGATACAGGTTTAATTAACAggatataatttatatatatatatatatatataatatgtaagcAATTTTCCTTCCGCTCGCTGAGGTTTCACACTCCAACTCAGTAGGTGGCGGAAATGCACCATAAGTTGGTTTGCCACCCGCCATTAAacctaaagaagaagaagaagagtcaGCGAGAAACTTGGTTTCTGCGATTCTGagaaatgaagagatggtcAACACTTTTTTGCGTGTACGGCCCAAAGTGGTGCAGTAAGCCTCACTCAATATCAGATTTCCACATTCGAATATGTTTAAATCCACCACGAGctgttattacttttttctccctaatgtgTCACAGCTGCGTTTGGTTTTCCCATTGATTGCGTTGTATTTAAGCCTAGCGTTTCGTTGTGAAGTAGGCTGTTACGATTAGTTTCTTTGTGGCTTGCTCTAATTAATTTGCCCTCTGTGAATGTTTTCGGCTACGAGTTCGCCTTATGCCTAATTCTGTTGTTTGCACATCAACTGGACTCTTAACTTCTTTGGCTTGATTgcctttgtttttggtttgaatACGAATTAGTGAGTGTAACTTTCTTCACTCTCACTACCAAACATCACTTTATACAACACTAGTGTAAATACTCGGACGGGGAAATGAGCAGGAAATGGACTTTGGACCGTACACGCTCTCACTAACATGTTGACCATCCCTTCATTTCTCAGAATCGCAGGAACCAAGTTCCTCACGGACTTCTTCCTAAAGATGGCTCTGTGTTTCGATGACGTCATGTTTCAATCAATATATTTAgacttttcatttaatatatttagaattCATTCAATATAATCAGCTCAGCAGACAGCAGCAGCACAGAGTGAGAAACTGAGATCAAGGCGTGTGTTTATGGATAAATTGATAGATTTACATCTGTTCAGTTCTTTACTATAAATACAGTCATCATGAGGGGGCAATCGGGTTTCCATTTTAAGTAAAGTTTCGCTGCATTCACCTGTCCTCACACAACTGTTTCCTCCAGAGATGAGATTAAACGCTGTTTGCGTTTTACTTTAATGTAGTGTGTATTTTTGAAAACActgttacaacaacaacaacaatattattatatatagatatttgatttatttcacatCAGTCTGTCACGTTAAACCTGCGTGGCTCCGCTTCCGAAAATGCACGCGACTTTGGCAGAACCCAAAGAAGAAACTTGGTGTAAAgttctaaacaaataaacaaatatataagaaCTGTGTCTATTTGTTCAGTATCTATTGTAGCTGTTTTCACACAATCACTAAGTTACATGTGCATATAGACTATACTATACATTGCCGACTTTGAATGATTATACATATAATGTGCTCTGGCAGAGTTCTTCCATGTGCCACCTGGTGGGAATTCTGTGAAGTACAACACTTGGATGAAAATTGCAAGGCGCGCACTTACAGAATAGCGCGGCAGTCAACGTTTTTAAATGCCCCATCAGTATGTCgagtgcccaaacttttgcacagtgccacaataatgtttttattttatatcttttttcaatttatgacataaaaagtaactgTGCATCAATATTTGCTGACAATACTGTGCATTTTTTCgctttccaagagagactgtgttaacgtcttttcaattaaaaaattaccaaaatctgttatttattaaggggtgcctaaacttttgcattagACTGTATACTTTTTGTCAgccaagcgtcacatgatcacaactgagctaatggttcttctctctcgcgCGCTGTGGTATTGTGGGTAATCACCTCCCATGCTAGGTCTTAGtatctctctatctttcttaGTATCTCTCTATCACTAAAGTATTCTTTAGTATAATTCATATAGTCAACGTCCATGTGCTTGtgcactgtttactataacattgtgtgtgtgcccgcataaaccattttttttttattttgtgtccaagtgtagtggctgttctttagtaactctACTGCAACAACAACCTCTGTGaagaaaaaaggttaaaaagccTGTAGCAGTGTaagagatgaatctgtttaacgacAATGCAATGATTTTTGCCAAATCCTTAAAAGAAGGGAAAAGCAAGTGGCATTAGAAAGGTTCCTGTTAAAGTCCCTTAAAAAGAAGACAATTCCAGTAACCAGAGATTCTGTCAGAGAGGAGTGAttacattagtgtgtgtgtgggtgtgtgtgtgtgtgtgtttgtgcatgattGTCTCTCTCAGTTTAATGCCCTGACTGGTACAGTGGTGTTTCAAATAATatcagtgtgttgaaaaaagtgggtaaagctccatatccatataataacttttaattttaaatcacataaatgcattggactccCTGCACGGTCTATTCTGAAttacaacatgaagaaaaatgtgctaaatggattattagtttattgtaagtgaagaaaaacaaatattagcctgttcaaaaaaatagcagtgtcatcactcatctttataaagtgatgaatttactgtttaaacaaaaatgctagaagtttaatctttcttgagcatctctgaactaatatttagttgtataacctgctttctgagaactgcttcacatctgtgacaattgtactacacgccacaattcctctgcatttcttggttttgcctcagaagcagcatttttaatgtcagcccacaagttttctattggattagggtctggggattgggctggtcactccataacgtcaatcttgttggtctggaaccaagatgctgcttgcttactggtgtgtctggggtcattgtcttgttgaaacacccattttagGGGCATTTCCTCTCCTtgtttaagtattctgatggactcaaattgatccatgatcccagaaatatgataaataggctcaacaccatagtacgagaagccttcccatatcatgatgcttgtgcctccatgcttcactgttttcaCAGTTGAATTCAGCGTGTGGGGGCCTGATAAACTGTCTGCGGGGCctagacccaaaaagaacaatcttgcttacatcagtccacaaaatattgcaccatttctctttaggccagtcaatgtgttctttggcaaACTGTTACCTCTTCAGCACAcgtctttttttcaacaatgggactttgcgcgggcttcttgctgatagcttggcttTACATAGCTGTTCTTGTAGTACTAACAGTTAACTTTAGATTTTCTTTgagtcaattttgttattcttcaaTCCATTTAAATGGTAGTTTTCCATTTTCCTCCacgtctttctggttttggtctccattttaaagcttaaaaatgatttggtattattttagcagagcagccgataattttctgcacttctttgtatgtttttccatctctaatcaacttttgaatcaaagtatgaactccacactgctatttattttaacagactaatatttgtttttcttcactaacattaaactaataatccatgtagcacatttttcttcatgttgtgatttagaatagaatgtgcagggtgttcaatgcatttatgtgatttaaattaaaaggttattatatggatatggagctttactcacttttttcaacacactgctattattttgaacaccactgtaagTGTATCGAGGTGTGGCAGACACAGCAAACAATAACTCttcttattttaaacttaacaatAAGTAAAATTTATAAGACAGAATAATTGAAAAtctattttaatgaaattaggTAATAATCTGAAAATGTTTTCTACATTTAATCCACATAAAATGATGACTTGCCAAACAAGAGCTGTATTTTGCTATTGCTGCTTAAATGTAAgcagttaattaaattaattacattaaaatatgtaaCCTTTGATACATACAAGTTATTTATCACAAAAAGccattattatattaaacataaattataatGCCCTGTAAAggactggcaccctgttcagggtaccctgcctcgtgccctaagcctcctggaccCCAGGTAGGCTTCAGGTcgccgcaaccctgaatacaggatgaagcggaatagaagatgagtgagtgagataaaTTACAATGGCTATGTAAAAATAATTCGATTCGTCTCAATAAGAAACATAAATACAGACatgtatattaaaacatatacagaTCATGTAACATCAATaatattgattaaataaaagaatgtaaTTCTTCTTGATTCATCAATGCTGCCACACGTCACACCCCTGTTTTAGTACCTGGAAAGATGCAAAAGAATTGTAACCAAAATTTAGTGTTTCACTGTAAATCAATGCTTTGTGTCTTCAGAATATTTtgattgcatttttatttatgaatgatGAGAAAATAATGTCTTACTTGACAAAGCCAGGTCGATTTTGTGTGATGATGCTAGATATCCAAGACTGGTACTGGGACACCAGGGTGTACACACCAGGTTTGCTGGCACAGCCCTCACCCCAACTGGTGATACCAGCCTGAATCCAGGCTGCACCCAGCTTAGCCACCAAGGGACCTCCAGAATCGCCCTTTACAATGAAACAAATATCATTATAGTTGTTTATAATGCATCTAGATTGTATTATTTagacatttattcatattttatctgTGTGTACCTGGCAGGTATCCTTGCCCCCTTGTAGATTACCAGCACAGATCATGTATGGGGTAATAGATCCAGGTCCCAGTTGAAAATCACACAGACTTTTGTCGACAATGGGCACCATGGCCTCCTGAAGCACACCCGGAGCTGGCAGTTGCACTACAACACAAAGAAATACAAGCATCTTTTAAAATAACCATAAATTAGAACTCTGTTTATACCCACAGTAAAGGTTCCTGCAGAGCAATCATACATAAGCTTTCAGTCTTGCCTAGTGAGGAGCTTTGTGCATGAACAGATGAAGTGATGCCTGGCAGCTGTTTTAAAATAGCTGTAGTTACCTCACACTAATTGCTGTCTTTTGTTTCTGTGATTAGAAACCAAACCTTGAGCACCTCCACTTTTCCTGAAACATGTATATGATGTTGCAAATAAAACACCTCTTAGGTTGAAATTTGCCTAATATATATTATGGTTGGTATAGTTAATTCCATGATACacagagacctgtgtgtgtgtgtgtgtgtgtgtgtgtgtgtgtgtgtgtgtgtgtgtgtattttacctCCACTTGCAGTGTTTCCCCAGCCTGTGATCCAGCAGTTGATGCCAGCTGAAAATGTGCTGCCTTGCCCGGCCAGACACACTGGAGTGATGTAGCTGTTGAAGGGTACTGAGGAGTTCAGAAGGAGAAGCGCAATGTCGTTGTTAAGGGTTGCACTGTTGAATTGAGGGTGAATGACCACCTTTGTCACATCTCTTACAATTTGATTGGGATTAGAGCCGGACAGTGTCTGTTTccccaaatacacagtcaggCCAGACATGGAAATGCTAAAGGggtggaaaaaatattttatatttatatatgttttaatatgtatattttgtataagtTGTGAAGTTGCCCAGAAATAGGTATAAAATTTAACTGACCTGTTAACACAATGTGCTGCTGTCAGAATATACTTGTCGTTGATGAGGGATCCACCACAGAAATGACCGCCGTAAGCGGGGCTCTGTAAACTAACCTGCCATGGCCAGGCCCCAACTGTGGCATTCTGTCCACCCACAATACGGCTGTTAAAAGGTGCCTGACCACAAACTGAGAGaagagagataaaaatgtaatattttattgttaaccCTCATCTTAATCTCACTGAGTAGAAAAAAAGGGAAGTTCAATGCCTTGTAGTGATTAAGTGTGAGAGAAGTACCTACCATTGAGTTGAGAAAAGGAACCTGAaattagagggaaaaaaacatgagtCACAAAATACAATATGCAGACACAAGAGATATGCTCTTATCGagcagagtgcaatatattaaaataaaatacaagatGTAACATAAAATCTACTACatcaagtgttattttaaatataacatacaaaaaaaatccacttatACTGTTCAATGCAATTTCCTTACCTTTCAAGTACAagacaagaacaaaaaacacacactgaaatctCAGCATTTTTGCTTTCAGTCCGTCTTTGTCTGTAGTAGTCAACAGGTGTTTGTCCCCTCTCAGCTTTGTTTCCCTTATATCTACCCAGTACTGCTGCAACTACAATACCAATGGTGTTGGTCTAACC of Clarias gariepinus isolate MV-2021 ecotype Netherlands chromosome 6, CGAR_prim_01v2, whole genome shotgun sequence contains these proteins:
- the LOC128526365 gene encoding serine protease 27-like, whose protein sequence is MLRFQCVFFVLVLYLKGSFSQLNVCGQAPFNSRIVGGQNATVGAWPWQVSLQSPAYGGHFCGGSLINDKYILTAAHCVNSISMSGLTVYLGKQTLSGSNPNQIVRDVTKVVIHPQFNSATLNNDIALLLLNSSVPFNSYITPVCLAGQGSTFSAGINCWITGWGNTASGVQLPAPGVLQEAMVPIVDKSLCDFQLGPGSITPYMICAGNLQGGKDTCQVHTDKI